The genomic stretch aaatgtaatatgtgtataatattgcAGACATGCAACAGTAAAACACGGTAATGGAACATTCTTCATGCGTAAACAAACCTACATATGCAACCCAATTTATCCTacaaaattaatcaaaataaaatcagaCTTGAAGAGGTGCTGTTGTAAGACCTaaatctattgaaaaaaacaagaaattagAACGTGGTACTACCCAGGTTAAATGCAGAGTTCATTGTTAGTTGAAGACTCGGAAGTCTTGACCAAGTGGTTATGGGAATTTTTAGAATCTGTTTTattaggtaaaaaaaaaaggtttacTTCCTTTCATTTTGAAGTGTATCAAAAAATCCTGGAATATTGATCATTATACGAGCTCGTCAATCATGGAATCTGCAGTACTTTGacatcaaaattttctcgGTTACCAGATATGTACGTATACCCGTGTAGTCGACAGAACTACGATTCCCCAATTCAATGGTAGATGGGTTTTATTAAACagtgcaataaaatataaactgAATGATAATAAAGAATAACTGGAACGAGGCATAGGCAAAATCATACAGTGATCAATGAGGAAAAATCAAAAGATATCGTTGCATTCCGCAAAATGCAAACATCATTCCTAAGAGCCATTATCAAACCTGATCTTGTTGGCTTTCCTCCGTCACCGAACTGGTCGACGAAATAGTGCTGTCGCTAACGGCTGACGACACCAGGGAACTAGATAACGCACTGTTGATAGAACGGGTCAACTGTTCGTCAGATTTATGAGTTACAAACGTAGTTATCTTTGCTATCCCAGTCGCCAACAAGGGCGGATTTGACCTCGGTACTGCCGTCGCCAATTGTGTGTGAAGACTTTGTTGCTGCGTTACATTAACACCCGTCGCTACTTGGGTACGTTGATTTGTTTGTGACGTTATGGGATTGGAGGTAGAATGGTGTACCTGAGAGCCGTGACCTTTCACCACGCCCGTTGCCCCAGAGAGTGAACTTTGCAATATTGAGCTATCCGAATGTTGATGTGAAATTTGTGAGGCCTCAGTATTTGCTAAAGTTGTCAATAATTCTTGCTGAGTTGAATGATTGGAAGTACTCATATAGGACTGAACGGGATGTGAAGTTTGAGGGGGTGTGGCCTGTTGAAAAGGCTGACTATGAGTAGGACCGCTTTGCATTGAATATGCTTGATTGAAACACTGAGCTTGGGCGACAGATGTAGGTGTGGCATGAACCGTATAAATAGGATTTGCACCGTTTTGTTGCTCGCATTGCTGGTTTTGCGAATAAATGATATATTGCCCCTGGGAGCTTTGTCTTTGAAAGTTTTGACCAGACTGGGCTCGAGACCCGTAAGAAAGTGGTCGTGCTTGAACCACGTTAGAATAGACTTGTTCttgatcttgataattttgTGGATAAAATGGTTGCGGCTGATAATTTTGTCCCGGCATGGGGCTATACACTAAATTACTTCTCGCATTTTGAATATGTGATACACTTGGAGGTGTCGAGGACATTGGATTTGCACTTTGATTTTGAACCGTAGCTCTAGCGCGAAATTTCATAACGGGGCCGTAGAGACACTCAGTATTTGATACAGGAACTGTACTACTCACACTGGATAAACCACTACTACGTGGGTAACCTGCACCGGTGCTAGCAGCATTCTGTCCACCAACGTATGACTGATTCGGGGAATTACCGTAATGATTCACTGAACTAGATGAAGCTTGGGTTGTTTGCAAATGAGCGCTATTCGTGTATTGGATTTGTCCCATAACAATCGTGTCGGCACTAACAGTCTGCGCATGATTTCCTGAACCTTCCCCGGTATTACCACCAAGACTTGGACTCTGACTAAGGTTTCCTACGATCGCAGAACTCTGAGTAAAGTTAACAACCGGCCCATAAATTTCACCGCAGGTACCTGCGGGCTGCGAAGATGAAGTTATTGGTATGGGATTTGATATGACGAGTTTTTGCACAGGAGCATATAAATCGCCAGTAATACTGCCAACCAGCTTCGAGCTGACAGAGTACAAGTTTTGGGTGTCTTTAACTTGATGCTTTCTCCCTGTAACTGGGGACTGGGTTTGTGCAACTATACTAGATTCGGACATACTAAGGCTCGACATTAGTGGTGAAATTGTGTCATTGCTGTCTAGAGAGTCCATGTCTTCGATCGAATGAGTATCGTGGTGAAGGGCAGAGGTTTCAGAAGATACGGTTTGGTCAAGGGCGAAGGGTAGGTCAGTAGCGATGGCGGTAGTTAGAGCTTGATCCTCGTCTTGAAATTGCACTGCGAGTGTGTTAAATGGGGATGCGGGGGTTGTGTAGACGGAGGGACATACCCCCCGAGATTGGTTGTCCTTGAGAAGTTGGGCAAGTACCTCCGGACTCTGGGCAACAATGTATGTTGACACTGGAGCGACTGAGCTCATGCTACTTCCCGATTCGCTTGAGTTTTGTGGTTGACGTGATGGTTTGGGTGGTGGGGCTTCGTCTGCACCTGTAAGCGATTCGcgttaaatatttacacaCTGCTTTTGTGTCGATGTATACACGCAATTGATGGAATAGTAAACTGGAACGTGGTTCTGAGAATCTTTGTTCGTCAAATGCAATACGCGAATCGGTGCATCAACATACCCCAAGACATTGCTTGAACTCTCCTATTCTCTCGCCTCATTGTCTCTTGTTGCTGGTGCTTTTCTTCCCGTAAAATTTCACTGCAATATAACACAAAATTCACTTGTAATTTTCTCTTTACCGACCGGATTGTTCacgttgaagagaaaaatatcttACTGCAAATTTTCTCGTATGTCTTTGAAAGTTGGTCTCTTGCTTGGCTCGTAACTCCAGCATTGAGACATCAGAGAATACAGTCTTGGAGGACAATGCTTTGGGAGTTCTAGCCTTTCTCCATTTTCCAACTTCCGTATCACCTCGTTATTCCGCACTCCTTGGAATGGCTTGACGCCCAACATCAGGATTTCCCACATACACACTCCTACCATTAGGAATAACATTTCTCAAATGAAAAACTCTGACTACGATATTAAGCAGCATTTTAGCTGTCAGAATCATTTTAATAACATCAGTGACGGTACTGACCAAACATCCATACATCCGAGGATGTTGTAAATCTACGGAAGTTTATGCTCTCCGGTGCCATCCATTTGATTGGCAGCTTGCACTTGCTCGCTGTGTAGTAGCTCTGGTCCTCGACCCATCGGCTAAGACCAAAGTCAGCCAATTTTACGCAAGTGTTCGATGATACCAGAACGTTTCTTGCAGCTATGTCTCTATATGAGAAAAACGTgatactttgaaaattcggtaAACGACATATGAAAATCCACAAGATCTTTTGACCGCAATTTCTTTGTGAAGCagtcatttcatttttcaaatcgaacTTACCTGTGAACGAATTTTTTGCTCTCAAGATACGATAGAGCTGTACTCAACTGGAAAGTATACAATAGAAGAGTGGCTACATCAAGCCTGTGCTTATTGGACTGAAGATAAGCGCGCATTTCTCCAAGCCGTGCTAACTCCATGACCAACCATATCGGAGCCTCAGAGCAGACACCAATTAATCGTATTATGTGTGGATGCTCAAATTGCTGCATAATATCTGAAATAAGAACATAAGATTAAAGTAACTACTCAGGAGATTTAAGCTTGTGTGAAATAACAAAGTACAGTGTAGCAACGCACATGCTTCTTCGAGGAACTTTTCGGCAGTTGCGAGGTCTGCGTCGACTTTACAAGTTTTTACTGCAACGGCTACAAGTTGACCATCTCGGCCTCTGTACGATCCTTTGTGAACGTTGCCGAATTGACCTTCTCCGATTATTTCACCTAGCTCGACTTGATTTCTAACAATTTCGTAGTCTCGAGCTGAAATCATTTCGTACCAATTGTACGTTTGACGCAAAGATATGTACCCGATggttaaataattaaaaatagtaGACACTCACTAGCTGGCGTTGAGTAATCTCCTTCCTCGTCGACAATCTCTGCATAGTCCTCAGATAGAATTGTTCCTGTTTTTCCGGAATTTTTCTCGGGACTGTCTGTTGCGTCATGCCTATACTTTGGTGGATGAGCATCTGTAAATTGATATCTTAGGTATCACTTGTATTCAGTTATtgcaatttcaattatataaataatggCAGCATGGTGCAACAAACCTTTACAAGGGCAGGGATAATTTTTCCAGGATGCAGCTTGGAAATGAATGCGAAACTAGTTATTATACCTGTGTAGTGACATGCTACCATGCGCTTATTGTTATCGGTACATGCTATTGAAAACTTGTGAAAGTGGAATACATTAAACAACGAACGAACCTACCTTTTCTATTCCACAAAGATGTGTTACTCCCAGTGGTTAGCCTACAGTATCCATCGATCAAGTCTGCCAGACTCTCTGCTTGATCCAAACTCGAGCAAGTGATACTCAGGGTTTCTGCAGCTCCTGCCACTCTCAGTTTGATGCAGGCCTTTGCATGTTCCTTGCAATCCGACACCAAAGTCTGAATTGACTGGATCTGCGAGAACTCGGCTATTC from Neodiprion virginianus isolate iyNeoVirg1 chromosome 3, iyNeoVirg1.1, whole genome shotgun sequence encodes the following:
- the LOC124301402 gene encoding focal adhesion kinase 1 isoform X2, with product MMVERVEGHLFMYRRPVYRVFQYLETSDHEGMSTGGDGGGVGVQTGVGGGGRGTPPHGSPTPMDKATLKVHLPNGGFNVVKFGDAIDVRGIISLVTSRLAVSTRQYRHLYAMRLHHPGSGESYWLHQDTTMYQVQEKYERKHPHSEWRYELRVRYLPQNLNDLYEKDKVTFYYYYDQVRNDYLSANHATLDQDVAVQLCCLEIRYFFKDMPQIALDKKSNLEYLEREVGLHKFLPRTVLNGMKPKALRKLIQQHFKKVAALSELECMFKFFELLRSYYRFDQERFICALGSSWSIPVELVIGPDLGISYMAHRGGTVPSRIAEFSQIQSIQTLVSDCKEHAKACIKLRVAGAAETLSITCSSLDQAESLADLIDGYCRLTTGSNTSLWNRKDAHPPKYRHDATDSPEKNSGKTGTILSEDYAEIVDEEGDYSTPATRDYEIVRNQVELGEIIGEGQFGNVHKGSYRGRDGQLVAVAVKTCKVDADLATAEKFLEEAYIMQQFEHPHIIRLIGVCSEAPIWLVMELARLGEMRAYLQSNKHRLDVATLLLYTFQLSTALSYLESKKFVHRDIAARNVLVSSNTCVKLADFGLSRWVEDQSYYTASKCKLPIKWMAPESINFRRFTTSSDVWMFGVCMWEILMLGVKPFQGVRNNEVIRKLENGERLELPKHCPPRLYSLMSQCWSYEPSKRPTFKDIRENLHEILREEKHQQQETMRRENRRVQAMSWGADEAPPPKPSRQPQNSSESGSSMSSVAPVSTYIVAQSPEVLAQLLKDNQSRGVCPSVYTTPASPFNTLAVQFQDEDQALTTAIATDLPFALDQTVSSETSALHHDTHSIEDMDSLDSNDTISPLMSSLSMSESSIVAQTQSPVTGRKHQVKDTQNLYSVSSKLVGSITGDLYAPVQKLVISNPIPITSSSQPAGTCGEIYGPVVNFTQSSAIVGNLSQSPSLGGNTGEGSGNHAQTVSADTIVMGQIQYTNSAHLQTTQASSSSVNHYGNSPNQSYVGGQNAASTGAGYPRSSGLSSVSSTVPVSNTECLYGPVMKFRARATVQNQSANPMSSTPPSVSHIQNARSNLVYSPMPGQNYQPQPFYPQNYQDQEQVYSNVVQARPLSYGSRAQSGQNFQRQSSQGQYIIYSQNQQCEQQNGANPIYTVHATPTSVAQAQCFNQAYSMQSGPTHSQPFQQATPPQTSHPVQSYMSTSNHSTQQELLTTLANTEASQISHQHSDSSILQSSLSGATGVVKGHGSQVHHSTSNPITSQTNQRTQVATGVNVTQQQSLHTQLATAVPRSNPPLLATGIAKITTFVTHKSDEQLTRSINSALSSSLVSSAVSDSTISSTSSVTEESQQDQRNTQSQLFDGAIEHFGHSVDDEQKLLEQRLLEQQRQSEEDSRWLAREEKRLSIATSGDESGSPLGPRSVTQSPSNEATPVNTGSLGLDKGSDKVIIVKKMEPTPTADLDRTNDKVYDCTTSVVRAVMSLSQGVQQSKAEQYLELVRKVGVELRALLTSVDSLMEILPACAHREVEMAHKVLSKDMAELVSAMKLAQSYSATTLDAEYRKGMLSAAHILAMDAKNLLDVIDSIRIRYPYVNEQICQRVEGSSEPELSVENKVHSSQSGEILRRSQSTERHGSMFRQSQSGDVLHRMGQSVERTPQDSQSDVSCNSTIERRHHMVTNSLERNSTARRQMATNSLERKRPSLSCNMGIPGNLANLPPLVPVSCSIVQSATPVIHPSHVGGTAVANQSSSMFAVHNETYNETSNETLPNDS
- the LOC124301402 gene encoding uncharacterized protein LOC124301402 isoform X4, translated to MMVERVEGHLFMYRRPVYRVFQYLETSDHEGMSTGGDGGGVGVQTGVGGGGRGTPPHGSPTPMDKATLKVHLPNGGFNVVKFGDAIDVRGIISLVTSRLAVSTRQYRHLYAMRLHHPGSGESYWLHQDTTMYQVQEKYERKHPHSEWRYELRVRYLPQNLNDLYEKDKVTFYYYYDQVRNDYLSANHATLDQDVAVQLCCLEIRYFFKDMPQIALDKKSNLEYLEREVGLHKFLPRTVLNGMKPKALRKLIQQHFKKVAALSELECMFKFFELLRSYYRFDQERFICALGSSWSIPVELVIGPDLGISYMAHRGGTVPSRIAEFSQIQSIQTLVSDCKEHAKACIKLRVAGAAETLSITCSSLDQAESLADLIDGYCRLTTGSNTSLWNRKAASWKNYPCPCKDAHPPKYRHDATDSPEKNSGKTGTILSEDYAEIVDEEGDYSTPATRDYEIVRNQVELGEIIGEGQFGNVHKGSYRGRDGQLVAVAVKTCKVDADLATAEKFLEEAYIMQQFEHPHIIRLIGVCSEAPIWLVMELARLGEMRAYLQSNKHRLDVATLLLYTFQLSTALSYLESKKFVHRDIAARNVLVSSNTCVKLADFGLSRWVEDQSYYTASKCKLPIKWMAPESINFRRFTTSSDVWMFGVCMWEILMLGVKPFQGVRNNEVIRKLENGERLELPKHCPPRLYSLMSQCWSYEPSKRPTFKDIRENLHEILREEKHQQQETMRRENRRVQAMSWGADEAPPPKPSRQPQNSSESGSSMSSVAPVSTYIVAQSPEVLAQLLKDNQSRGVCPSVYTTPASPFNTLAVQFQDEDQALTTAIATDLPFALDQTVSSETSALHHDTHSIEDMDSLDSNDTISPLMSSLSMSESSIVAQTQSPVTGRKHQVKDTQNLYSVSSKLVGSITGDLYAPVQKLVISNPIPITSSSQPAGTCGEIYGPVVNFTQSSAIVGNLSQSPSLGGNTGEGSGNHAQTVSADTIVMGQIQYTNSAHLQTTQASSSSVNHYGNSPNQSYVGGQNAASTGAGYPRSSGLSSVSSTVPVSNTECLYGPVMKFRARATVQNQSANPMSSTPPSVSHIQNARSNLVYSPMPGQNYQPQPFYPQNYQDQEQVYSNVVQARPLSYGSRAQSGQNFQRQSSQGQYIIYSQNQQCEQQNGANPIYTVHATPTSVAQAQCFNQAYSMQSGPTHSQPFQQATPPQTSHPVQSYMSTSNHSTQQELLTTLANTEASQISHQHSDSSILQSSLSGATGVVKGHGSQVHHSTSNPITSQTNQRTQVATGVNVTQQQSLHTQLATAVPRSNPPLLATGIAKITTFVTHKSDEQLTRSINSALSSSLVSSAVSDSTISSTSSVTEESQQDQRNTQSQLFDGAIEHFGHSVDDEQKLLEQRLLEQQRQSEEDSRWLAREEKMEPTPTADLDRTNDKVYDCTTSVVRAVMSLSQGVQQSKAEQYLELVRKVGVELRALLTSVDSLMEILPACAHREVEMAHKVLSKDMAELVSAMKLAQSYSATTLDAEYRKGMLSAAHILAMDAKNLLDVIDSIRIRYPYVNEQICQRVEGSSEPELSVENKVHSSQSGEILRRSQSTERHGSMFRQSQSGDVLHRMGQSVERTPQDSQSDVSCNSTIERRHHMVTNSLERNSTARRQMATNSLERKRPSLSCNMGIPGNLANLPPLVPVSCSIVQSATPVIHPSHVGGTAVANQSSSMFAVHNETYNETSNETLPNDS
- the LOC124301402 gene encoding focal adhesion kinase 1 isoform X5 produces the protein MRLHHPGSGESYWLHQDTTMYQVQEKYERKHPHSEWRYELRVRYLPQNLNDLYEKDKVTFYYYYDQVRNDYLSANHATLDQDVAVQLCCLEIRYFFKDMPQIALDKKSNLEYLEREVGLHKFLPRTVLNGMKPKALRKLIQQHFKKVAALSELECMFKFFELLRSYYRFDQERFICALGSSWSIPVELVIGPDLGISYMAHRGGTVPSRIAEFSQIQSIQTLVSDCKEHAKACIKLRVAGAAETLSITCSSLDQAESLADLIDGYCRLTTGSNTSLWNRKAASWKNYPCPCKDAHPPKYRHDATDSPEKNSGKTGTILSEDYAEIVDEEGDYSTPATRDYEIVRNQVELGEIIGEGQFGNVHKGSYRGRDGQLVAVAVKTCKVDADLATAEKFLEEAYIMQQFEHPHIIRLIGVCSEAPIWLVMELARLGEMRAYLQSNKHRLDVATLLLYTFQLSTALSYLESKKFVHRDIAARNVLVSSNTCVKLADFGLSRWVEDQSYYTASKCKLPIKWMAPESINFRRFTTSSDVWMFGVCMWEILMLGVKPFQGVRNNEVIRKLENGERLELPKHCPPRLYSLMSQCWSYEPSKRPTFKDIRENLHEILREEKHQQQETMRRENRRVQAMSWGADEAPPPKPSRQPQNSSESGSSMSSVAPVSTYIVAQSPEVLAQLLKDNQSRGVCPSVYTTPASPFNTLAVQFQDEDQALTTAIATDLPFALDQTVSSETSALHHDTHSIEDMDSLDSNDTISPLMSSLSMSESSIVAQTQSPVTGRKHQVKDTQNLYSVSSKLVGSITGDLYAPVQKLVISNPIPITSSSQPAGTCGEIYGPVVNFTQSSAIVGNLSQSPSLGGNTGEGSGNHAQTVSADTIVMGQIQYTNSAHLQTTQASSSSVNHYGNSPNQSYVGGQNAASTGAGYPRSSGLSSVSSTVPVSNTECLYGPVMKFRARATVQNQSANPMSSTPPSVSHIQNARSNLVYSPMPGQNYQPQPFYPQNYQDQEQVYSNVVQARPLSYGSRAQSGQNFQRQSSQGQYIIYSQNQQCEQQNGANPIYTVHATPTSVAQAQCFNQAYSMQSGPTHSQPFQQATPPQTSHPVQSYMSTSNHSTQQELLTTLANTEASQISHQHSDSSILQSSLSGATGVVKGHGSQVHHSTSNPITSQTNQRTQVATGVNVTQQQSLHTQLATAVPRSNPPLLATGIAKITTFVTHKSDEQLTRSINSALSSSLVSSAVSDSTISSTSSVTEESQQDQRNTQSQLFDGAIEHFGHSVDDEQKLLEQRLLEQQRQSEEDSRWLAREEKRLSIATSGDESGSPLGPRSVTQSPSNEATPVNTGSLGLDKGSDKVIIVKKMEPTPTADLDRTNDKVYDCTTSVVRAVMSLSQGVQQSKAEQYLELVRKVGVELRALLTSVDSLMEILPACAHREVEMAHKVLSKDMAELVSAMKLAQSYSATTLDAEYRKGMLSAAHILAMDAKNLLDVIDSIRIRYPYVNEQICQRVEGSSEPELSVENKVHSSQSGEILRRSQSTERHGSMFRQSQSGDVLHRMGQSVERTPQDSQSDVSCNSTIERRHHMVTNSLERNSTARRQMATNSLERKRPSLSCNMGIPGNLANLPPLVPVSCSIVQSATPVIHPSHVGGTAVANQSSSMFAVHNETYNETSNETLPNDS
- the LOC124301402 gene encoding focal adhesion kinase 1 isoform X1 is translated as MMVERVEGHLFMYRRPVYRVFQYLETSDHEGMSTGGDGGGVGVQTGVGGGGRGTPPHGSPTPMDKATLKVHLPNGGFNVVKFGDAIDVRGIISLVTSRLAVSTRQYRHLYAMRLHHPGSGESYWLHQDTTMYQVQEKYERKHPHSEWRYELRVRYLPQNLNDLYEKDKVTFYYYYDQVRNDYLSANHATLDQDVAVQLCCLEIRYFFKDMPQIALDKKSNLEYLEREVGLHKFLPRTVLNGMKPKALRKLIQQHFKKVAALSELECMFKFFELLRSYYRFDQERFICALGSSWSIPVELVIGPDLGISYMAHRGGTVPSRIAEFSQIQSIQTLVSDCKEHAKACIKLRVAGAAETLSITCSSLDQAESLADLIDGYCRLTTGSNTSLWNRKAASWKNYPCPCKDAHPPKYRHDATDSPEKNSGKTGTILSEDYAEIVDEEGDYSTPATRDYEIVRNQVELGEIIGEGQFGNVHKGSYRGRDGQLVAVAVKTCKVDADLATAEKFLEEAYIMQQFEHPHIIRLIGVCSEAPIWLVMELARLGEMRAYLQSNKHRLDVATLLLYTFQLSTALSYLESKKFVHRDIAARNVLVSSNTCVKLADFGLSRWVEDQSYYTASKCKLPIKWMAPESINFRRFTTSSDVWMFGVCMWEILMLGVKPFQGVRNNEVIRKLENGERLELPKHCPPRLYSLMSQCWSYEPSKRPTFKDIRENLHEILREEKHQQQETMRRENRRVQAMSWGADEAPPPKPSRQPQNSSESGSSMSSVAPVSTYIVAQSPEVLAQLLKDNQSRGVCPSVYTTPASPFNTLAVQFQDEDQALTTAIATDLPFALDQTVSSETSALHHDTHSIEDMDSLDSNDTISPLMSSLSMSESSIVAQTQSPVTGRKHQVKDTQNLYSVSSKLVGSITGDLYAPVQKLVISNPIPITSSSQPAGTCGEIYGPVVNFTQSSAIVGNLSQSPSLGGNTGEGSGNHAQTVSADTIVMGQIQYTNSAHLQTTQASSSSVNHYGNSPNQSYVGGQNAASTGAGYPRSSGLSSVSSTVPVSNTECLYGPVMKFRARATVQNQSANPMSSTPPSVSHIQNARSNLVYSPMPGQNYQPQPFYPQNYQDQEQVYSNVVQARPLSYGSRAQSGQNFQRQSSQGQYIIYSQNQQCEQQNGANPIYTVHATPTSVAQAQCFNQAYSMQSGPTHSQPFQQATPPQTSHPVQSYMSTSNHSTQQELLTTLANTEASQISHQHSDSSILQSSLSGATGVVKGHGSQVHHSTSNPITSQTNQRTQVATGVNVTQQQSLHTQLATAVPRSNPPLLATGIAKITTFVTHKSDEQLTRSINSALSSSLVSSAVSDSTISSTSSVTEESQQDQRNTQSQLFDGAIEHFGHSVDDEQKLLEQRLLEQQRQSEEDSRWLAREEKRLSIATSGDESGSPLGPRSVTQSPSNEATPVNTGSLGLDKGSDKVIIVKKMEPTPTADLDRTNDKVYDCTTSVVRAVMSLSQGVQQSKAEQYLELVRKVGVELRALLTSVDSLMEILPACAHREVEMAHKVLSKDMAELVSAMKLAQSYSATTLDAEYRKGMLSAAHILAMDAKNLLDVIDSIRIRYPYVNEQICQRVEGSSEPELSVENKVHSSQSGEILRRSQSTERHGSMFRQSQSGDVLHRMGQSVERTPQDSQSDVSCNSTIERRHHMVTNSLERNSTARRQMATNSLERKRPSLSCNMGIPGNLANLPPLVPVSCSIVQSATPVIHPSHVGGTAVANQSSSMFAVHNETYNETSNETLPNDS
- the LOC124301402 gene encoding uncharacterized protein LOC124301402 isoform X6 codes for the protein MKPKALRKLIQQHFKKVAALSELECMFKFFELLRSYYRFDQERFICALGSSWSIPVELVIGPDLGISYMAHRGGTVPSRIAEFSQIQSIQTLVSDCKEHAKACIKLRVAGAAETLSITCSSLDQAESLADLIDGYCRLTTGSNTSLWNRKAASWKNYPCPCKDAHPPKYRHDATDSPEKNSGKTGTILSEDYAEIVDEEGDYSTPATRDYEIVRNQVELGEIIGEGQFGNVHKGSYRGRDGQLVAVAVKTCKVDADLATAEKFLEEAYIMQQFEHPHIIRLIGVCSEAPIWLVMELARLGEMRAYLQSNKHRLDVATLLLYTFQLSTALSYLESKKFVHRDIAARNVLVSSNTCVKLADFGLSRWVEDQSYYTASKCKLPIKWMAPESINFRRFTTSSDVWMFGVCMWEILMLGVKPFQGVRNNEVIRKLENGERLELPKHCPPRLYSLMSQCWSYEPSKRPTFKDIRENLHEILREEKHQQQETMRRENRRVQAMSWGADEAPPPKPSRQPQNSSESGSSMSSVAPVSTYIVAQSPEVLAQLLKDNQSRGVCPSVYTTPASPFNTLAVQFQDEDQALTTAIATDLPFALDQTVSSETSALHHDTHSIEDMDSLDSNDTISPLMSSLSMSESSIVAQTQSPVTGRKHQVKDTQNLYSVSSKLVGSITGDLYAPVQKLVISNPIPITSSSQPAGTCGEIYGPVVNFTQSSAIVGNLSQSPSLGGNTGEGSGNHAQTVSADTIVMGQIQYTNSAHLQTTQASSSSVNHYGNSPNQSYVGGQNAASTGAGYPRSSGLSSVSSTVPVSNTECLYGPVMKFRARATVQNQSANPMSSTPPSVSHIQNARSNLVYSPMPGQNYQPQPFYPQNYQDQEQVYSNVVQARPLSYGSRAQSGQNFQRQSSQGQYIIYSQNQQCEQQNGANPIYTVHATPTSVAQAQCFNQAYSMQSGPTHSQPFQQATPPQTSHPVQSYMSTSNHSTQQELLTTLANTEASQISHQHSDSSILQSSLSGATGVVKGHGSQVHHSTSNPITSQTNQRTQVATGVNVTQQQSLHTQLATAVPRSNPPLLATGIAKITTFVTHKSDEQLTRSINSALSSSLVSSAVSDSTISSTSSVTEESQQDQRNTQSQLFDGAIEHFGHSVDDEQKLLEQRLLEQQRQSEEDSRWLAREEKRLSIATSGDESGSPLGPRSVTQSPSNEATPVNTGSLGLDKGSDKVIIVKKMEPTPTADLDRTNDKVYDCTTSVVRAVMSLSQGVQQSKAEQYLELVRKVGVELRALLTSVDSLMEILPACAHREVEMAHKVLSKDMAELVSAMKLAQSYSATTLDAEYRKGMLSAAHILAMDAKNLLDVIDSIRIRYPYVNEQICQRVEGSSEPELSVENKVHSSQSGEILRRSQSTERHGSMFRQSQSGDVLHRMGQSVERTPQDSQSDVSCNSTIERRHHMVTNSLERNSTARRQMATNSLERKRPSLSCNMGIPGNLANLPPLVPVSCSIVQSATPVIHPSHVGGTAVANQSSSMFAVHNETYNETSNETLPNDS
- the LOC124301402 gene encoding focal adhesion kinase 1 isoform X3 translates to MSTGGDGGGVGVQTGVGGGGRGTPPHGSPTPMDKATLKVHLPNGGFNVVKFGDAIDVRGIISLVTSRLAVSTRQYRHLYAMRLHHPGSGESYWLHQDTTMYQVQEKYERKHPHSEWRYELRVRYLPQNLNDLYEKDKVTFYYYYDQVRNDYLSANHATLDQDVAVQLCCLEIRYFFKDMPQIALDKKSNLEYLEREVGLHKFLPRTVLNGMKPKALRKLIQQHFKKVAALSELECMFKFFELLRSYYRFDQERFICALGSSWSIPVELVIGPDLGISYMAHRGGTVPSRIAEFSQIQSIQTLVSDCKEHAKACIKLRVAGAAETLSITCSSLDQAESLADLIDGYCRLTTGSNTSLWNRKAASWKNYPCPCKDAHPPKYRHDATDSPEKNSGKTGTILSEDYAEIVDEEGDYSTPATRDYEIVRNQVELGEIIGEGQFGNVHKGSYRGRDGQLVAVAVKTCKVDADLATAEKFLEEAYIMQQFEHPHIIRLIGVCSEAPIWLVMELARLGEMRAYLQSNKHRLDVATLLLYTFQLSTALSYLESKKFVHRDIAARNVLVSSNTCVKLADFGLSRWVEDQSYYTASKCKLPIKWMAPESINFRRFTTSSDVWMFGVCMWEILMLGVKPFQGVRNNEVIRKLENGERLELPKHCPPRLYSLMSQCWSYEPSKRPTFKDIRENLHEILREEKHQQQETMRRENRRVQAMSWGADEAPPPKPSRQPQNSSESGSSMSSVAPVSTYIVAQSPEVLAQLLKDNQSRGVCPSVYTTPASPFNTLAVQFQDEDQALTTAIATDLPFALDQTVSSETSALHHDTHSIEDMDSLDSNDTISPLMSSLSMSESSIVAQTQSPVTGRKHQVKDTQNLYSVSSKLVGSITGDLYAPVQKLVISNPIPITSSSQPAGTCGEIYGPVVNFTQSSAIVGNLSQSPSLGGNTGEGSGNHAQTVSADTIVMGQIQYTNSAHLQTTQASSSSVNHYGNSPNQSYVGGQNAASTGAGYPRSSGLSSVSSTVPVSNTECLYGPVMKFRARATVQNQSANPMSSTPPSVSHIQNARSNLVYSPMPGQNYQPQPFYPQNYQDQEQVYSNVVQARPLSYGSRAQSGQNFQRQSSQGQYIIYSQNQQCEQQNGANPIYTVHATPTSVAQAQCFNQAYSMQSGPTHSQPFQQATPPQTSHPVQSYMSTSNHSTQQELLTTLANTEASQISHQHSDSSILQSSLSGATGVVKGHGSQVHHSTSNPITSQTNQRTQVATGVNVTQQQSLHTQLATAVPRSNPPLLATGIAKITTFVTHKSDEQLTRSINSALSSSLVSSAVSDSTISSTSSVTEESQQDQRNTQSQLFDGAIEHFGHSVDDEQKLLEQRLLEQQRQSEEDSRWLAREEKRLSIATSGDESGSPLGPRSVTQSPSNEATPVNTGSLGLDKGSDKVIIVKKMEPTPTADLDRTNDKVYDCTTSVVRAVMSLSQGVQQSKAEQYLELVRKVGVELRALLTSVDSLMEILPACAHREVEMAHKVLSKDMAELVSAMKLAQSYSATTLDAEYRKGMLSAAHILAMDAKNLLDVIDSIRIRYPYVNEQICQRVEGSSEPELSVENKVHSSQSGEILRRSQSTERHGSMFRQSQSGDVLHRMGQSVERTPQDSQSDVSCNSTIERRHHMVTNSLERNSTARRQMATNSLERKRPSLSCNMGIPGNLANLPPLVPVSCSIVQSATPVIHPSHVGGTAVANQSSSMFAVHNETYNETSNETLPNDS